In Oncorhynchus gorbuscha isolate QuinsamMale2020 ecotype Even-year unplaced genomic scaffold, OgorEven_v1.0 Un_scaffold_11535, whole genome shotgun sequence, the sequence CTCTGTGATAGACTGGATCACTGAGAGGACCGTCTCTGTGATAGACTGGATCACTGAGAGGAACGTCTCTGtttcataatgtgtgtgtgtgtgtgtgtgtgtgtgtgtgtgtgtgtatgtgtgtgtgtgtgtgatgtgtgtgtgaatgtgtgtgtgtgatgtgtgtgtgtgtgtgtgtgtatgtgtgtgtgtgtgtattggaagAGTTGGAGATGCAGCCGCCCGATGAGAGCAACCCTTATGAGGAGGTCTACAAGGACTCTACCACCTTCCTGAAGgtaacacacaccgcacacacatgTCAACACTGTTGTTAtaggttaactgtctgtctgtctgtatcaggGTACCCAGAGTCTGAACCCCCATAAtgactactgtcaacactgttgttataggttaactgtctgtctgtctgtatcaggGTACCCAGAGTCTGAACCCCCATAATGactactgtcaacactttgtCGACACCGGACACCGACCACAGAACTTCATCAGAGACGTCGGTACGACAGTGTGTCTGTAATCTGTGTGTAAtctgtgtctgtgtaatctgtgtctgtgtaatctgtgtgtgtattctgtgtgtgtctgtaatctgtgtgtgtattctgtgtgtgtctgtatctgtgtctgtatctgtgtctgtgtaatctgtgtctgtgtgcgtaaTCTGTGTGTGCGTAtgatctctttgtgtgtgtgtaatctgtgtgtgtattctgtgtgtactaaattgtctgtgtgtgtgatctgtgtgtGCGTATGATCTTGTGTGTATGTaatctgtgtgtgcgtgttgtttgtgtgtgtgtgtaatcaatctgtgtctgtgtgtgtaatctgTGTGTAACGATGtgtataatctgtgtgtgtgtaatctttgtgtctgtgtgtaatcTCTGTGTGTaatctgtttctgtgtgtgtaatcTTTGTGTATAATCTGTGTGTAATCTGTGTCTGTGTAGTAATCTGTGTCTGTATGTgatctgtgtgtttcaggtctgGCAGACCGGTTTGAAGAGTATCCTAAACTCAGAGAGCTGATCAGACTGAAGGATGAACTGATCTCAACCACCAACACCCCCCATGTAGGTCCCAGTCATTTACCCCCCATGTAGGTCCCAGTCATTTACCCCCCATGTAGGTCCCAGTCATTTACCCCCCATGTAGGTCCCAGTCATTTACCCCCCCATGTAGGTCCCAGTCATTTACCCCATGCAGGTCCCAGTCATTACCCCCATGCAGGTCCCAGTCACGCCCCACAGGTCCCACTCTCCATGCAGGTCCTTTTCTTTCCCCCTACATGGTGGTCCCAGTCACAGCCCTCATGGTGGTCCCAGTCATTACCCCCCATGCAGTGTCCCAGTCATTTACCCCCATGTAGGTCCCAGTCATTTACCCCCCCATGGTCCCAATACTTACCCCCCATGTAGGTCCTAGTCATTAACCCCCTACGTAGGTCCCAGTCACACCCCCCCATGGTGTCCCAGTCACACCCCCACCCCCATGTAGGTCCCAGTCATTATCCCCCCATGCAGGTCCTTAGTCATTTACTCCCCCATGTAGGTCCCAGTCATTTACCTCTACGAGGTCCCAGTCATTTACCCCCCATGTAGGTCCCAGTCATTTACCTCCCCATGCAGGTCCCACATTTACCCCATGGTCCCAGTCATTTACCCCCTTTCATGTAGGTCCCAGTCAGGTTTATTTCTCATGTAGGTCCCAGTCACACCCCCTCTTACATGTAGGTCCCAGTCATTACCCCCCATGTAGGTCCCAGTCATTCCCCCAGTCATTTACCTCCCCCATGTAGGTCCTAGtcatttaccccccccccatGTAGGTCCCAGTCATTTACCCCCCATGTAGGTCCCAGCCATTTACCCCCCATGTAGATCCTAACATTTACCCCCCCATGTAGGTCCTAGTCATTTACCTCCCCCATGTAGGTCCTGGTCATTTATCCCCCCATGTAGGTCCCAGTCATCCCCCCCAATGTAGGTCCCAGTCATTTACCCCATGGAGTCCCAGTCATTTACCCCCCATGTAGGTCCCAGTCACCCCCCCCCATCTAGGTCCTAGTCATTTACCCCCCCCTGTGGGTCCCAGTCATTAGCCCCTCCCCCCATGTAGGTCCCAGTCAAAATACCCCCCCCATGTGGGTCCCAGTCATTTAACCCCCATGTAGGTCCCAGTcatttaatatataataatatataataatatatgccatttagcagacgctttatccaaagcatttacagtcatgtgtgcatacattctacccaTGGGTGGTCCCAGTCATCGAACCCCCCTGGCGTACAAGCGCCATGCTGTTAtcccaactgagctacagaaggactacatTTACCCCCCATGTGTCCCAGTCCTTTACCCCCCCATGTAGGTCCCAGTCATTTAACCCCCATGGAGGTCCCAGTCATTTAACCCCCATTTAGGTCCCAGTCATTTAACCCCCATTTAGGTCCCAGTCATTTAACCCCCATGTAGGTCCCAGTCATTAAACCCCCATGCAGGTCCCAGTCATTTAACCCCCATGTAGGTCCCAGTCATTTAACCCCCCATGTAGGTCCCAGTCATTTAACCCCCATGTAGGTCCCAGTCATTTA encodes:
- the LOC124030440 gene encoding N6-adenosine-methyltransferase non-catalytic subunit-like; translation: MQPPDESNPYEEVYKDSTTFLKGTQSLNPHNDYCQHFVDTGHRPQNFIRDVGLADRFEEYPKLRELIRLKDELISTTNTPHVSAGRPRAL